Proteins from a genomic interval of Paraconexibacter algicola:
- a CDS encoding choice-of-anchor Q domain-containing protein, with translation MVQTPRPRALLAACLLAGALAPSSALAGTITVDHADDDPATAGCSLREAIAAAQAPASAAADCPGATPGANTVVVSAGTYALAAATGGGTSDLVVTAGEVTIRGAAAGTTTIDANGGGRVLDVQGGTVRVESLRLVNGVLPRGAAGTAQAPTGQAGGNGGVIRNAGTLTLADTRVEGGRAGTGGDGYRLASAPGDPVYGPTGGSLGGRGGDGGGIYNTGSLTLDAAIVSGNNAGDGASGLRDIAGTGGLSGEGGDGGGVANLGTLVTRNGTTIEGNQAGRGGGSQASDLSSGTGGAGGDGGGIFAAPGAMTTIETSILRGNTAGGGGSGGRCQMDTNTRDGGAGGSGGGLYDAAGTGTTTVTDSTIATNRAGAGGAGSTADTTATIDGGNGGAGGMGGGIATAGGTTTTVARTDITRNSTQQGGAAGAGGARGDDGPAGHGGGLAPQPGGTMAVSDSTITENRGVDVVPAAGQVPARPAGLGDGAYAAGTLTLDGTTVAYNHRPGSTTVGSGIHVPAGGSATLRAVLASSNGAANCDGPVPVGLDGPSLSFPASCGAPISTDPLIPATADPVPLLRPAPGSPALDVVPETDPACGGLDRRGAMRPQGTACDLGAVERLQDADVAATAVTTSGATLTGSATDERAGTARLYVGTSPDALSPVGESATVAAGSVVSPALFATLTGLAPGTVHYAQVRIERPASGSDPADTFRGPVRTFTTLTPTPVTPVGPPANDGGPTPTPAPVVVPTRLGLVRLSTTPKTVRVTLRCSAAAGRTCKVALKATTRERRRGDTVIGLRARPKVRTVTVTVARATRTLQPGRSTVVTLKLSKRSRQLLGRFHKLPVTVTASLAGRRAASGRVTVKPARSAKAPRRRT, from the coding sequence ATGGTCCAGACCCCGCGCCCCCGGGCGCTTCTCGCCGCCTGCCTGCTCGCGGGCGCCCTCGCGCCCTCCAGCGCCCTCGCCGGCACCATCACCGTCGACCACGCCGACGACGATCCGGCCACCGCGGGCTGCTCGCTGCGCGAGGCGATCGCCGCAGCGCAGGCCCCCGCGTCCGCCGCGGCCGACTGCCCGGGCGCCACCCCCGGCGCGAACACCGTCGTCGTCTCGGCCGGCACCTACGCTCTCGCGGCCGCGACCGGCGGCGGCACCAGCGACCTCGTCGTCACCGCCGGCGAGGTGACGATCCGCGGCGCAGCGGCCGGCACCACGACGATCGACGCCAACGGCGGCGGTCGCGTGCTCGACGTCCAGGGCGGCACGGTCCGCGTGGAGTCCCTGCGGCTCGTCAACGGCGTCCTGCCCCGCGGCGCCGCCGGCACCGCCCAGGCGCCCACCGGGCAGGCCGGCGGCAACGGCGGCGTGATCCGCAACGCGGGGACGCTCACGCTCGCCGACACGCGCGTCGAAGGCGGTCGCGCCGGCACCGGTGGCGACGGCTACCGGCTGGCGTCCGCGCCCGGTGACCCCGTCTACGGTCCGACCGGCGGCTCGCTCGGCGGCCGCGGTGGTGACGGCGGCGGCATCTACAACACCGGATCGCTCACCCTCGACGCGGCCATCGTCAGCGGCAACAACGCCGGCGACGGCGCCAGCGGCCTGCGCGACATTGCCGGGACGGGAGGTCTGAGCGGCGAGGGCGGGGACGGCGGTGGCGTCGCCAACCTCGGGACCCTCGTCACCCGCAACGGCACGACGATCGAGGGCAACCAGGCCGGACGTGGCGGTGGCAGCCAGGCCTCGGATCTCTCGTCGGGGACCGGTGGGGCGGGCGGGGACGGCGGTGGGATCTTCGCCGCGCCCGGCGCCATGACCACGATCGAGACCTCCATCCTGCGCGGCAACACCGCGGGCGGCGGCGGCTCCGGCGGTCGCTGCCAGATGGACACCAACACCCGTGACGGGGGTGCCGGCGGCTCCGGCGGTGGGCTCTACGACGCGGCGGGAACCGGGACGACCACCGTGACCGACAGCACGATCGCGACCAACCGTGCCGGCGCAGGGGGCGCCGGCTCGACCGCCGACACGACCGCGACGATCGACGGCGGCAACGGCGGCGCGGGCGGGATGGGTGGCGGCATCGCCACCGCGGGCGGCACGACCACGACCGTCGCCCGGACCGACATCACCCGCAACTCCACCCAGCAGGGCGGCGCCGCCGGCGCCGGCGGCGCGCGCGGCGACGACGGTCCGGCGGGGCACGGCGGCGGCCTGGCGCCGCAGCCCGGCGGCACGATGGCGGTCAGCGACAGCACCATCACCGAGAACCGCGGGGTCGACGTCGTCCCGGCGGCCGGCCAGGTTCCCGCGCGGCCCGCCGGCCTGGGCGACGGCGCGTACGCGGCCGGCACCCTGACGCTCGACGGCACGACCGTGGCGTACAACCACCGGCCCGGCTCCACGACCGTCGGCTCCGGCATCCACGTTCCCGCCGGCGGCAGCGCCACGCTCCGCGCGGTCCTCGCCTCCTCCAACGGCGCCGCGAACTGCGATGGCCCCGTCCCCGTCGGCCTCGACGGTCCGAGCCTGAGCTTCCCGGCGTCGTGCGGGGCGCCGATCTCCACCGATCCCCTGATCCCGGCGACCGCCGACCCGGTGCCGCTGCTGCGCCCCGCGCCGGGGAGCCCCGCCCTCGACGTGGTGCCGGAGACGGACCCGGCCTGCGGAGGCCTCGACCGACGCGGCGCCATGCGCCCGCAGGGCACTGCCTGCGATCTCGGCGCCGTCGAACGGCTGCAGGACGCCGACGTCGCCGCGACGGCCGTCACGACCTCCGGCGCGACGCTCACCGGCAGCGCCACCGACGAACGCGCCGGGACCGCCCGGCTCTACGTCGGCACCAGCCCGGATGCGCTCTCCCCGGTCGGTGAGTCCGCCACGGTCGCAGCCGGGTCGGTCGTCTCGCCCGCCCTCTTCGCGACGCTGACCGGCCTCGCGCCCGGGACCGTCCACTACGCGCAGGTCCGGATCGAGCGGCCCGCCTCCGGGTCCGACCCCGCCGACACCTTCCGCGGACCGGTCCGGACCTTCACGACGCTCACGCCCACGCCCGTCACCCCGGTGGGGCCGCCCGCCAACGACGGCGGGCCCACGCCCACGCCTGCGCCCGTGGTCGTCCCGACCCGGCTCGGACTCGTGCGGCTCTCCACCACCCCGAAGACCGTCCGCGTGACCCTGCGGTGCAGCGCGGCAGCGGGACGGACCTGCAAGGTGGCGCTGAAGGCCACCACGCGTGAGCGTCGCCGCGGCGACACGGTGATCGGTCTGCGCGCCCGCCCGAAGGTCCGCACCGTCACGGTCACCGTCGCCCGCGCGACCCGGACGCTGCAGCCCGGCCGCAGCACCGTGGTGACGCTGAAGCTCAGCAAGCGCTCGCGGCAGCTGCTGGGCCGCTTCCACAAGCTGCCCGTCACGGTCACGGCGAGCCTCGCCGGCCGGCGGGCCGCGAGCGGTCGCGTGACCGTCAAGCCCGCGCGCTCGGCCAAGGCCCCCCGCCGGCGGACCTGA
- a CDS encoding ABC transporter ATP-binding protein — translation MPRPFPEPKGPPAVDRYGAPVRPDRGELRRIAALFRPYRARLATVLGLITVSAGLGMVSPFLLREILDQAIPEADTTLLTWLVVGMVVIAIVTGALGVAQTWLSNVVGQRVMHDLRAAVYRHLQRLSLAFFTRTRTGEVQSRIANDIGGVQNVVTNTATSLVSNVTTVLAVTVAMILLDWRLAAFSFVLLPFFVWLTRRVGQERKRITAVRQGRMADMSSLVEESLSVSGILLGKTMGRGPELAQRFERESAELADLEVRARMAGRWRMASVQMSFAIMPALVYWFAGQSLASGSATISIGTLVAFTQLQTRLFFPIQSLLSVAVDVQSSLALFHRIFEYLDLRVDIEEADEPVDLGADGRRVTGHVTFEDVRFAYDEDAAPTIDGVSIDVPAGTTLAIVGETGSGKTTLGYLVARLYDAEAGRVTIDGVDVRDLSFASLARTVGIVSQETYLFHASIADNLRFANPDATDEDLREAAAAARILELIDSLPDGFDTVVGERGYRFSGGEKQRIAIARTILRNPPVLVLDEATSALDSQTERLVQEALDRLAEGRTTIAIAHRLSTVRDADQIAVLDRGRLAELGTHEELLATGGRYAALAARAGTADGAVVA, via the coding sequence ATGCCCCGACCCTTCCCCGAGCCCAAAGGTCCCCCCGCCGTCGATCGATACGGGGCGCCCGTGCGGCCGGATCGCGGGGAGCTGCGCCGGATCGCCGCGCTGTTCCGCCCGTACCGCGCGCGGCTGGCCACGGTCCTCGGGCTGATCACCGTCTCCGCGGGCCTGGGGATGGTCTCGCCGTTCCTGCTGCGCGAGATCCTCGACCAGGCGATCCCCGAGGCGGACACGACGCTGCTCACCTGGCTCGTGGTCGGCATGGTCGTCATCGCGATCGTCACCGGGGCGCTGGGCGTCGCGCAGACCTGGCTGTCCAACGTCGTCGGCCAGCGGGTCATGCACGACCTCCGCGCCGCGGTCTACCGGCACCTGCAGCGGCTGTCGCTGGCGTTCTTCACCCGGACCCGCACCGGCGAGGTGCAGTCGCGCATCGCCAACGACATCGGCGGCGTGCAGAACGTCGTAACGAACACGGCGACCTCGCTGGTGTCGAACGTGACCACGGTGCTCGCGGTCACCGTCGCGATGATCCTGCTCGACTGGCGCCTGGCCGCGTTCAGCTTCGTGCTCCTGCCGTTCTTCGTCTGGCTGACCCGCCGCGTCGGCCAGGAGCGCAAGCGGATCACCGCGGTGCGCCAGGGCCGGATGGCGGACATGAGCTCGCTCGTGGAGGAGTCGCTGAGCGTCAGCGGCATCCTGCTCGGCAAGACGATGGGCCGCGGCCCCGAGCTGGCGCAGCGCTTCGAGCGCGAGTCCGCCGAGCTCGCCGACCTCGAGGTCCGCGCCCGGATGGCTGGCCGCTGGCGCATGGCCAGCGTGCAGATGAGCTTCGCGATCATGCCGGCGCTCGTCTACTGGTTCGCCGGGCAGTCGCTGGCGTCCGGCTCGGCGACGATCTCGATCGGCACGCTCGTCGCGTTCACGCAGTTGCAGACGCGGCTGTTCTTTCCGATCCAGTCGCTGCTGTCCGTCGCCGTGGACGTCCAGAGCTCCCTGGCCCTCTTCCACCGCATCTTCGAGTACCTCGACCTGCGGGTCGACATCGAGGAGGCCGACGAGCCGGTCGACCTCGGGGCCGACGGGCGGCGCGTCACCGGCCACGTCACGTTCGAAGACGTGCGGTTCGCCTACGACGAGGACGCCGCACCCACGATCGACGGCGTCAGCATCGACGTGCCGGCAGGCACGACGCTCGCGATCGTGGGGGAGACCGGCTCCGGCAAGACGACGCTCGGCTACCTGGTGGCGCGGCTCTACGACGCCGAGGCCGGGCGCGTGACGATCGACGGCGTCGACGTGCGCGACCTGAGCTTCGCGTCGCTGGCCCGCACGGTCGGGATCGTCTCGCAGGAGACGTACCTGTTCCACGCGTCGATCGCCGACAACCTCCGCTTCGCGAACCCGGACGCCACCGACGAGGACCTGCGCGAGGCCGCGGCCGCCGCGCGGATCCTCGAGCTGATCGACTCGCTGCCCGACGGCTTCGACACCGTCGTGGGCGAGCGCGGCTACCGGTTCTCCGGGGGCGAGAAGCAGCGCATCGCGATCGCCCGCACGATCCTGCGCAACCCGCCCGTGCTCGTGCTCGACGAGGCCACCAGCGCGCTGGACAGCCAGACCGAGCGGCTCGTGCAGGAGGCGCTCGACCGGCTGGCCGAGGGTCGCACGACCATCGCGATCGCGCATAGGCTCTCGACCGTGCGCGACGCCGACCAGATCGCCGTGCTCGACCGGGGACGCCTGGCCGAGCTCGGGACCCACGAGGAGCTGCTCGCCACGGGCGGCCGCTACGCCGCGCTCGCCGCCCGTGCCGGGACGGCCGACGGCGCGGTGGTCGCGTGA
- a CDS encoding response regulator, with product MKDATGGRALDGAISVVVTDDHKVVREGLRSFLGAVGGFDVVGEASDGDEAVSLVDALAAAGNAPHVVLMDLLMSPGDGITATRAIKERHRDIDVIAMTSFVDESKVVEALDAGATGYLLKDAEADEVAEAIRAARRGEIHIDPAMAKVLMGKLREPEAPKPLDQLTDREREVLALVARGFANKQIAADLDISERTARTHVSNILAKLDLHSRTQAALFAVRAGLVEV from the coding sequence ATGAAGGACGCAACGGGCGGTAGGGCGCTCGACGGCGCGATCAGCGTCGTGGTGACGGACGACCACAAAGTGGTGCGTGAGGGGCTGCGCAGCTTCCTCGGCGCGGTCGGGGGATTCGACGTCGTCGGCGAGGCGTCGGACGGGGACGAGGCGGTGTCGCTGGTCGACGCGCTCGCCGCGGCCGGCAACGCGCCGCACGTGGTTCTGATGGACCTGCTGATGAGCCCGGGGGACGGGATCACCGCGACGCGGGCGATCAAGGAGCGTCACCGGGACATCGACGTGATCGCGATGACGTCGTTCGTCGACGAGTCGAAGGTCGTGGAGGCGCTCGACGCGGGCGCCACCGGGTACCTGCTGAAGGACGCGGAGGCCGACGAGGTCGCGGAGGCGATCCGGGCGGCGCGGCGCGGCGAGATCCACATCGATCCGGCGATGGCGAAGGTCCTGATGGGCAAGCTCCGCGAGCCGGAGGCGCCGAAGCCGCTGGACCAGCTCACCGACCGAGAGCGCGAGGTCCTCGCGCTCGTCGCGCGGGGCTTCGCGAACAAGCAGATCGCTGCGGACCTGGACATCAGCGAGCGGACGGCGCGCACGCACGTGAGCAACATCCTCGCGAAGCTCGACCTGCACTCGCGCACGCAGGCGGCGCTGTTCGCGGTGCGGGCCGGGTTGGTCGAGGTCTAG
- a CDS encoding TetR family transcriptional regulator: MAAVDSLDLRERRRLQTTREISDAALGLFESVGVDGTRIEDIAREAGISPRTFFRYFPTKERAAFCSDPEVEQLVDGMAATLDPGTPLLPQVEAIYAAAMAAYDNGRSPGGRRVLRMWRLVDREPTLRAAGVAYEEERARALAARLREALGTDERDLRPELVVEVVGASARVAFRRWAVLHEAGREADLVTLYEEARDLLRSLPGTPPGA, translated from the coding sequence ATGGCCGCCGTCGACTCCCTCGACCTCCGCGAGCGTCGGCGCCTGCAGACGACGCGGGAGATCAGCGACGCGGCGCTGGGTCTGTTCGAGTCGGTCGGCGTCGACGGCACGCGCATCGAGGACATCGCGCGCGAGGCCGGCATCTCGCCCCGCACGTTCTTCCGCTACTTCCCGACGAAGGAGCGCGCGGCGTTCTGCTCGGATCCGGAGGTCGAGCAGCTCGTCGACGGGATGGCGGCGACGCTGGACCCGGGCACGCCGCTGCTGCCACAGGTCGAGGCGATCTACGCGGCCGCGATGGCCGCCTACGACAACGGGCGCAGCCCGGGGGGACGGCGGGTCCTGCGGATGTGGCGGCTGGTCGATCGCGAGCCGACGCTCCGCGCCGCGGGCGTGGCCTACGAGGAGGAGCGGGCGCGGGCGCTCGCCGCCCGGCTGCGCGAGGCGCTGGGGACGGACGAGCGCGACCTGCGGCCCGAGCTCGTCGTCGAGGTGGTCGGCGCGAGCGCGCGGGTCGCGTTCCGCCGCTGGGCGGTCCTGCACGAGGCCGGCCGCGAGGCGGACCTCGTCACGCTCTACGAGGAGGCACGGGACCTGCTGCGCTCCCTCCCGGGAACTCCACCAGGCGCATAA
- a CDS encoding peptidoglycan-binding domain-containing protein, giving the protein MIPAAASHRSARRGHALALLLAVLAASAVGSPAVQAKPLEKGDRGDRVEKLQQMLGLPADGVFGPGTLRAVKRFQRRHRITADGIVGAGTWRMLRRARDARRSRSRARARASAGAGQGVSRSRSRATRILQRRLGITADGVFGPGTERAVKRFQRRRGLTADGVVGPGTWHALGVRGRPVLKRSRRGRAAGRPGVPVAVLRAIAAANRIARYPYRYGGGHRSFTDSAYDCSGSVSYVLRGAGRLRAPLDSSALMSYGSPGPGRYITIYANPGHTFMVIRGRRYDTTGRWQTGSRWQPEMRPTGGYVVRHPPGL; this is encoded by the coding sequence ATGATCCCCGCCGCCGCCAGCCATCGGTCCGCCCGTCGCGGACACGCCCTCGCCCTGCTGCTCGCCGTCCTCGCCGCGTCCGCGGTGGGGTCGCCGGCCGTGCAGGCCAAGCCCCTGGAGAAGGGGGACCGCGGGGATCGGGTGGAGAAGCTGCAGCAGATGCTCGGGCTGCCTGCCGACGGCGTCTTCGGACCCGGCACCCTGCGGGCGGTCAAGCGCTTCCAGCGCCGTCACCGCATCACCGCCGACGGGATCGTCGGCGCGGGCACGTGGCGGATGCTGCGCCGCGCCCGTGACGCCCGTCGCTCCCGCAGCCGCGCCCGGGCCCGCGCGAGCGCCGGCGCCGGACAGGGCGTGTCGCGCAGCCGCAGCCGGGCCACGCGGATCCTGCAGCGGCGCCTGGGCATCACCGCCGACGGGGTCTTCGGGCCCGGGACCGAGCGGGCGGTCAAGCGGTTCCAGCGCCGGCGCGGGCTGACCGCGGACGGGGTCGTCGGTCCGGGCACCTGGCACGCGCTCGGCGTCCGGGGGCGTCCGGTCCTCAAGCGCAGCCGCCGCGGCCGCGCGGCGGGCCGTCCCGGGGTGCCGGTCGCCGTCCTGCGCGCGATCGCGGCCGCGAACCGCATCGCCCGCTACCCGTACCGCTACGGCGGCGGGCACCGCAGCTTCACCGACAGCGCCTACGACTGCTCGGGCTCGGTCTCCTACGTGCTGCGCGGCGCGGGCCGCCTGCGGGCGCCGCTGGACTCGAGCGCGCTGATGTCCTACGGCTCGCCCGGGCCGGGGCGCTACATCACGATCTACGCGAACCCGGGACACACGTTCATGGTGATCCGCGGCCGCCGCTACGACACGACCGGGCGCTGGCAGACCGGGTCGCGCTGGCAGCCGGAGATGCGTCCCACGGGCGGCTACGTCGTCCGACACCCCCCGGGCCTGTAG
- a CDS encoding PAS domain-containing sensor histidine kinase: MAGATPEAPGVARSGTTAGRRAAIDRVEALGFSLTALHAALLVVGSAVPGWGWVLVAALVAVTAPSLAGAWIVDWPLRVVLLLACSTLVVLAGDEDAQAAWTWMTLAVAVPAFHGRPPLASLYVALITATTTTVLAAASAPWSVAAPAAAAVLLVGALATGLADGLRAAEGASAVLQSRERRFGALLRDAAEVIVLVGPDREVQFVSPALGRVLGHADTTGMGDDWLGLVHPDDRATVLQLARRVRAMPGTPVSAELRARHADGRHVWIHLRVVDLTANPDVGGIVLSFHDISDQKDAASEERLRISRDLHDSVSQALFSMTLQSRAAQLQLERAGLDPQSPARRTVTDVADLARGALAEIRALIFELRPRALVEEGFVSAVRKHAAAVGSRHRVAVVVEAPAERIPVGEAVEEHLFRVIQEAVGNAARHAHAERITVDIATAGEPPWVTVTVQDDGRGFDPAARFDGHFGLETMRERVAVLGGQLRIDSAPGAGTTVAVAIPAETGGALVTPARGSA; this comes from the coding sequence TTGGCCGGCGCGACACCTGAAGCTCCCGGTGTCGCGCGGTCCGGGACCACCGCGGGCCGGCGGGCGGCGATCGACCGCGTCGAGGCGCTCGGCTTCAGCCTGACCGCGCTGCACGCGGCGCTGCTGGTCGTCGGTAGCGCCGTGCCGGGCTGGGGCTGGGTGCTGGTGGCGGCGCTGGTCGCCGTCACGGCGCCGTCGCTGGCGGGGGCGTGGATCGTCGACTGGCCGCTGCGCGTCGTGCTGCTGCTGGCGTGCTCGACGCTCGTCGTGCTGGCGGGCGACGAGGACGCGCAGGCGGCATGGACGTGGATGACGCTCGCGGTCGCGGTACCCGCGTTCCACGGCCGCCCGCCGCTGGCGAGCCTCTACGTGGCGCTGATCACGGCGACGACCACGACGGTCCTGGCGGCGGCGTCCGCGCCGTGGTCCGTGGCCGCGCCCGCCGCGGCCGCGGTCCTGCTCGTCGGGGCGCTGGCGACCGGTCTGGCCGACGGCCTGCGCGCCGCGGAGGGGGCGTCCGCGGTCCTGCAGTCGCGTGAGCGCCGGTTCGGTGCGCTGCTGCGCGACGCGGCCGAGGTGATCGTGCTGGTGGGCCCGGACCGCGAGGTGCAGTTCGTCAGCCCGGCGCTCGGCCGGGTGCTCGGCCACGCGGACACGACGGGCATGGGGGACGACTGGCTGGGGCTCGTGCATCCCGACGACCGTGCGACGGTGCTGCAGCTCGCCCGGCGCGTCCGGGCGATGCCGGGCACGCCGGTGAGCGCGGAGCTGCGCGCGCGGCACGCCGACGGCCGGCACGTCTGGATCCACCTGCGGGTCGTCGACCTGACCGCGAACCCGGACGTGGGCGGGATCGTCCTCTCGTTCCACGACATCAGCGACCAGAAGGACGCCGCCAGCGAGGAGCGGCTGCGGATCTCCCGCGACCTGCACGACTCGGTCTCGCAGGCGCTGTTCTCGATGACGCTGCAGTCCCGTGCCGCGCAGCTGCAACTGGAGCGCGCCGGGCTCGACCCGCAGTCCCCTGCGCGCCGGACGGTGACCGACGTCGCGGATCTCGCGCGCGGCGCCCTGGCCGAGATCCGGGCGTTGATCTTCGAGCTGCGCCCGCGCGCCCTGGTGGAGGAGGGGTTCGTCAGCGCGGTGCGCAAGCACGCCGCCGCGGTGGGCTCCCGCCATCGCGTGGCGGTGGTCGTCGAGGCGCCCGCCGAGCGGATCCCGGTGGGGGAGGCGGTGGAGGAGCACCTCTTCCGCGTCATCCAGGAGGCGGTGGGCAACGCGGCCCGTCATGCGCACGCGGAGCGGATCACGGTCGACATCGCGACGGCGGGCGAGCCGCCGTGGGTCACGGTGACGGTGCAGGACGACGGGCGCGGGTTCGACCCAGCCGCCCGCTTCGACGGGCACTTCGGGCTGGAGACGATGCGCGAGCGGGTCGCCGTGCTGGGCGGTCAGCTGCGGATCGACAGCGCGCCAGGTGCGGGCACGACGGTCGCGGTGGCGATCCCGGCGGAGACGGGCGGCGCGCTCGTCACCCCGGCCCGCGGCAGCGCCTGA
- a CDS encoding VOC family protein, giving the protein MIGLRALRVAGTTAPWTALGFSVRPEPLVPGLDIGTTSLDLEPAAAGIIGWTLVGEGPAQLDGLRTTWIDDPGPLRATLHPNGATRLDHVVVMTPSLQRTTGALGDAGLELRRTRDAGTPDRPLQQGFYRLGEVILEVVGDVPPEGPARFWGLVAVVPDVDALAGQLGPRLVGTPKDAVQPGRRILTVRREAGLPVPFAFLTPDPRRG; this is encoded by the coding sequence GTGATCGGCCTGCGCGCGCTGCGCGTCGCCGGCACCACCGCCCCCTGGACCGCGCTCGGGTTCTCCGTCCGCCCCGAGCCGCTCGTGCCGGGACTCGACATCGGGACGACCTCGCTGGACCTCGAGCCCGCGGCCGCGGGCATCATCGGCTGGACGCTCGTCGGGGAGGGCCCGGCGCAGCTCGACGGGCTCCGCACGACCTGGATCGACGATCCCGGCCCGCTGCGCGCCACGCTGCACCCCAACGGCGCGACCCGCCTGGACCACGTCGTCGTCATGACCCCCTCGCTGCAGCGCACCACCGGCGCGCTCGGCGACGCGGGGCTCGAGCTGCGCCGCACGCGCGACGCCGGCACGCCGGACCGGCCGCTGCAGCAGGGCTTCTACCGGCTCGGGGAGGTCATCCTCGAGGTCGTCGGCGACGTGCCGCCCGAGGGGCCCGCGCGGTTCTGGGGCCTGGTCGCCGTGGTGCCCGACGTGGACGCCCTCGCGGGACAGCTCGGCCCGCGGCTGGTCGGCACGCCGAAGGACGCCGTGCAGCCCGGGCGGCGCATCCTGACGGTGCGCCGGGAGGCCGGCCTGCCGGTGCCGTTCGCCTTCCTCACGCCCGACCCGCGGCGCGGCTGA
- a CDS encoding DHA2 family efflux MFS transporter permease subunit, whose protein sequence is MSPSAATAPTDAPELPAGHKRLIALLVASTFVVILNETIMSVALPRLMDDLDIPATTAQWLTTAFLLTMAVVIPVTGFLLQRFHVRTVFLGSMIAFSTGTLVAALAPGFVVLLVGRIIQAIGTALMMPLLMTTILNLVPEARRGAMMGTVSIVISVAPAIGPTISGLVLSGLDWRWMFWIVLPISLLSLALGARWVENVTEPRVMRIDAVSVGLSALGFSGIVYGLSSIGEQAQGETLLAPWIPITVGVVGLLGFGMRQLALRERALLDIRCFTNPIFSVATALMAVSMMALFGAIILLPMYLQDVQEVSTLTTGLLLLPGGLVMGLLSPVVGRLYDRVGPRPLVIPAAVVVSASLLIMTTLDEGSSLAVVVLAHVVLSAGLAMMFTPLLTTALGAVPPQLYSHGSAIVSTMQQVAGAAGTAIFITVMTRRATAVSDAGTANPDALSEGIQRALTYGVGLTVLAIAVAVFLRRPPAPQMPPAADSAAVPA, encoded by the coding sequence ATGAGTCCCTCCGCCGCCACAGCCCCCACCGACGCCCCCGAGCTGCCCGCCGGGCACAAGCGCCTCATCGCGCTGCTCGTCGCCTCGACGTTCGTCGTGATCCTCAACGAGACGATCATGAGCGTCGCGCTCCCGCGGCTCATGGACGACCTCGACATCCCCGCCACCACGGCGCAGTGGCTGACGACCGCGTTCCTCCTGACCATGGCCGTCGTCATCCCGGTCACCGGCTTCCTCCTGCAGCGGTTCCACGTGCGCACGGTGTTCCTCGGCTCGATGATCGCCTTCAGCACCGGCACCCTGGTCGCCGCCCTCGCCCCCGGATTCGTCGTCCTGCTGGTCGGACGGATCATCCAGGCGATCGGCACCGCGCTGATGATGCCGCTGCTGATGACCACGATCCTCAACCTCGTGCCGGAGGCCCGGCGCGGCGCGATGATGGGCACGGTCTCGATCGTCATCTCCGTCGCCCCCGCGATCGGCCCGACGATCTCCGGCCTCGTCCTCAGCGGCCTGGACTGGCGCTGGATGTTCTGGATCGTCCTGCCCATCTCGCTCCTGTCGCTCGCCCTCGGCGCGCGCTGGGTGGAGAACGTCACCGAGCCGCGCGTCATGCGCATCGACGCCGTGTCGGTCGGCCTGTCCGCACTGGGCTTCAGCGGGATCGTCTACGGGCTCTCGAGCATCGGCGAGCAGGCGCAGGGCGAGACGCTGCTGGCCCCGTGGATCCCGATCACCGTCGGCGTCGTCGGCCTGCTCGGCTTCGGGATGCGGCAGCTGGCGCTGCGCGAGCGGGCGCTGCTGGACATCCGCTGCTTCACCAACCCGATCTTCTCGGTCGCGACCGCGCTGATGGCCGTGAGCATGATGGCGCTGTTCGGCGCCATCATCTTGCTGCCGATGTACCTCCAGGACGTGCAGGAGGTCTCCACGCTCACGACCGGCCTGCTGCTCCTGCCCGGCGGCCTGGTCATGGGCCTCCTCTCCCCCGTCGTCGGACGCCTGTACGACCGTGTCGGCCCGCGGCCGCTCGTCATCCCCGCCGCCGTCGTCGTCAGCGCCTCGCTGCTGATCATGACCACCCTGGACGAGGGCTCCTCGCTCGCCGTCGTCGTGCTCGCCCACGTCGTGCTCAGCGCCGGCCTGGCGATGATGTTCACCCCCCTGCTGACCACCGCGCTCGGCGCCGTCCCGCCGCAGCTCTACTCGCACGGCAGCGCGATCGTCAGCACCATGCAGCAGGTCGCCGGTGCCGCGGGCACCGCGATCTTCATCACCGTGATGACCCGCCGGGCGACCGCCGTCTCCGACGCCGGGACCGCCAACCCCGACGCGCTGTCGGAGGGCATCCAGCGCGCGCTGACCTACGGCGTCGGCCTCACCGTCCTGGCGATCGCCGTCGCCGTCTTCCTGCGTCGGCCCCCCGCCCCGCAGATGCCGCCCGCGGCCGACTCCGCCGCCGTGCCCGCGTAG